A window of the Planococcus citri chromosome 4, ihPlaCitr1.1, whole genome shotgun sequence genome harbors these coding sequences:
- the ACC gene encoding acetyl-CoA carboxylase isoform X7, with translation MISATSNALVQRRGSLIQRRNSKRFVLSELSAAVAAVAATANANATTAKDAAAAAAEERDDYLSMAAAADLDGSDDDDTYKVPDIVLDIPPEAPAPPLPPVPSSPITYCRDPTDTVEDVPEWKLLKLLKNNVSGRATPSMSQGTVIHHQRLSDKDFTVGTPEEFVRRFNGTRVINKVLIANNGIAAVKCMRSIRRWSYEMFKNERAIRFVVMVTPEDLKANAEYIKMADHYMPVPGGTNNNNYANVELIVDLAIRTQVQAVWAGWGHASENPKLPELLHKNNIAFIGPPEKAMWALGDKIASSIVAQTAEIPTLPWSGAGLTAQYSGKKIKISNDLYKKGCVSSVEEGLASAQKIGFPIMIKASEGGGGKGIRKVDNSDDFPNLFKQVQSEVPGSPIFIMKLARCARHLEVQLIADQYGNAISLFGRDCSIQRRHQKIIEEAPAVIAEPAVFEDMEKAAVRLAKMVGYVSAGTVEYLYDTDGLYYFLELNPRLQVEHPCTEMVADVNLPAAQLQIAMGLQLHRIKDIRLLYGETPWGDNFIDFDTPRHKPQPWGHVIAARITSENPDEGFKPSSGTVQELNFRSSKNVWGYFSVAASGGLHEFADSQFGHCFSWGENREQARENLVIALKELSIRGDFRTTVEYLITLLETDSFQTNSLDTAWLDVLIAQRVQGEKPDILLGVLCGSLHIADKRISDEFQNFQSSLEKGQTLSAGTLEHNVLVELINDGLKYRVNVTKSGANSYFLVMNGSFKEIEVHRLSDGGILLSVDGSSFTTYMREEVDRYRIVIGNQTCVFEKENDPSLLRSPSAGKLLSFLVEDGGLVTKGQAYAEIEVMKMVMTLTAAETGHVTYVKRPGAVLDAGSLIATLELDDPTLVTKAQDYKGQFPELDVSTPIIGDKLNHVHNSYRQMLDNILAGYCLPDPYHQIRVREVIEKFMSTLRDPSLPLLELQEVISTISGRIPVSVEKKIRKLMTLYERNITSVLAQFPSQQIANVIDGHAATLQKRSDRDNFFLQTQGIIQLVQRYRNGIRGRMKAAVHELLRQYYDVESQFLQGHYDKCVTALREKYKDDMAAVTSTIFSHNQVAKKNMLVTMLIDHLWSNEPGLTDELATTLNELTSLNRSEHSRVALRARQVLIAAHQPAYELRHNQMESIFLSAVDMYGHDFHPENLQKLIQSETSIFDILHDFFYHTNRAVCNAALEVYVRRVYISYDLTCIQHLELSGEIPLAHFQFLLPSSHPNRQKFGAAANSPVIIEQTATGDGGDAVSSSSLSSPTIIHSVQRTGCMAAFESFTQFESYVDEILDLIEDFSSTATVSPKIMEAVESGSESQSTSINVSLSVDAPRPSHEENHHNIQVEPIHILCIAVKDNGDMEDEKLAKMMADFCTKHRNDLKQKSVRRITFLALNKRQFPKLFTFRNCDNFVEDRIYRHLEPGMAFQLELNRMKTYDLEALPTSNRKMYLYLGKAKVAKGQEVTDYRFFIRSIIRHQDLITKEASFEYLQNEGERVLLEAMDELEVAFSHPFARRTDCNHIFLNFVPTVIMDPAKIADNVSNIVLRYGPRLWKLRVLQAELRMTIRVTPNSKTSNIRLCVSNDSGYYLDICLYKEVVDPKTGMIKLEAYGPKQGPMHGLPVSTPYMTKDYLQQKRFQAQSSGTTYVYDFPDMFRQMTDKLWRQYIDERPGEIVTKPDKVFDYVELVLQDDVLVEQKRIPGENKEIGMVAWRMTLNTPEYPQGRDIIVIANDLTVNIGSFGPLEDLVFCLASKEARRLKIPRVYISANSGARIGLAEEVKSLFRVAWEDDNDPEKGFKYLYVTPEDFQKISTTNSVRAQLIEENGESRYKITDVIGKDDGLGVENLRYAGMIAGETSEAYQDVVTISLVTCRAIGIGAYLVRLGQRVIQIENSHIILTGYSALNKLLGREVYASNNQLGGVQIMHNNGVTHKTASRDLDGVYSVLKWLSYMPKDKFSPVPMISAVDPIERLIDFTPTKIPYDPRLMLAGKLGPNNEWETGFFDKGSWDEIMKPWAQTVVCGRARLGGIPVGVIAVETRTVELNLPADPANLSSEAKTVSQAGQVWFPDSAYKTSQAIKDFSHEGLPLIIFANWRGFSGGMKDMYEQIMKFGAYIVDELRQYKMPILTYIPPNGELRGGAWAVVDTTINPSYIEMYADPDSRGGVLEPEGIVEIKFKEKDIKKTIHRIDPVILKLKSELSNSDASSEDKSRLESMINEREQALKPMFHQVAVHFADLHDTPQRMLEKGVIAGIVSWPEARRVFYWRLKRLILQNQVKQQILHVQPNLTEGQALSMLRRWFAEDKGTTQAYLWDNNEAIVNWLSEQLTEDGTVEPISFIGRNVSSVQKDAFFSSVRNSISETSDVTLQLLVEMYEALSTQQRSEVVRLQSLIDAKNNPETSTN, from the exons ATGATATCGGCGACTAGCAACGCGTTGGTGCAGCGACGCGGCTCGCTCATCCAGCGCCGCAATTCCAAACGTTTCGTTTTATCGGAGCTGAGCGCTGCAGTGGCGGCCGTCGCCGCAACCGCAAACGCAAACGCAACCACCGCCAAAgatgccgccgccgccgctgccgAGGAAAGAGACGACTATTTGAGTATGGCCGCCGCCGCCGACCTGGACGGATCGGACGACGACGATACGTACAAGGTGCCGGATATCGTGTTGGATATTCCGCCGGAAGCGCCAGCGCCACCGCTGCCGCCAGTACCTTCGTCTCCAATCACGTACTGTCGAGATCCCACCGACACTGTAGAAGATGTGCCCGAATGGAAGTTGCTCAAGTTACTCAAAAATAATGTCTCCGGCCGCGCCAC GCCTAGTATGTCTCAAGGTACCGTCATTCATCATCAGAGATTATCCGATAAAGACTTCACCGTTGGTACCCCCGAAGAATTTGTGCGCAGATTTAACGGCACCAGAGTTATCAATAAG GTTTTAATCGCTAATAATGGAATTGCCGCTGTTAAATGTATGCGATCTATTCGAAGATGGTCGTACGagatgttcaaaaatgaaagagCCATTCGATTTGTCGTCATGGTCACGCCGGAAGATTTAAAAG CTAACGCCGAATACATCAAAATGGCCGACCACTACATGCCCGTGCCCGGAGGcaccaacaacaacaattaCGCCAACGTCGAACTGATCGTAGATCTGGCTATTCGAACTCAAGTACAG GCTGTGTGGGCTGGATGGGGTCACGCTTCCGAAAATCCCAAACTACCGGAATTGCTGCATAAGAACAATATCGCTTTTATCGGCCCGCCTGAGAAAGCTATGTGGGCTTTGGGTGACAAGATCGCGTCCAGTATCGTTGCGCAAACTGCCGAAATACCCACTTTGCCGTGGTCCGGCGCCG GTCTGACCGCTCAGTATTCGGGCAAAAAGATAAAAATCAGCAACGATCTGTACAAAAAGGGGTGCGTTTCGAGCGTGGAAGAAGGCCTGGCGTCCGCCCAGAAGATCGGCTTCCCGATCATGATCAAGGCGAGCGAAGGCGGCGGCGGCAAAGGTATCCGCAAAGTGGACAACTCGGACGACTTTCCCAACCTGTTCAAGCAGGTGCAGTCCGAGGTGCCGGGCTCGCCGATATTCATCATGAAGCTGGCGCGATGCGCTCGCCACCTCGAGGTGCAGCTGATCGCCGACCAGTACGGCAACGCCATCTCGCTGTTCGGCCGCGACTGCTCCATCCAGCGGCGACACCAGAAGATCATCGAGGAGGCGCCGGCCGTCATCGCCGAGCCGGCCGTCTTCGAGGACATGGAGAAGGCGGCGGTGCGGCTCGCCAAAATGGTGGGCTACGTCAGCGCCGGCACCGTCGAGTACCTCTACGACACGGACGGCCTCTACTACTTTCTCGAGCTCAATCCGCGTCTGCAAGTCGAGCACCCCTGCACCGAGATGGTGGCCGACGTTAATCTGCCCGCCGCCCAGCTGCAGATCGCCATGGGTCTGCAGCTGCATCGCATCAAGGACATCCGACTGCTGTACGGCGAAACGCCGTGGGGCGACAATTTCATCGATTTCGACACGCCCCGCCACAAGCCGCAGCCTTGGGGCCACGTCATCGCCGCCCGCATCACCAGCGAGAACCCCGACGAAG GTTTCAAGCCCAGTTCCGGTACCGTGCAAGAATTGAATTTCCGATCCTCCAAGAACGTATGGGGTTACTTCAGCGTGGCCGCTTCCGGCGGTCTGCACGAATTTGCCGATTCGCAGTTCGGCCATTGTTTCTCGTGGGGCGAAAACCGAGAACAAGCCAGAGA GAATTTGGTGATCGCGCTGAAAGAATTATCAATCAGAGGCGACTTCCGTACGACGGTCGAGTATCTCATCACGCTGTTGGAGACGGACAGCTTCCAGACGAATTCGCTGGACACGGCTTGGTTGGACGTGCTGATCGCGCAACGAGTGCAGGGCGAGAAGCCGGACATCCTGCTGGGCGTGCTTTGCGGCTCGCTGCACATCGCCGACAAGCGTATCAGCGACGAATTCCAGAACTTTCAGTCTTCGCTGGAGAAGGGCCAGACGTTGAGCGCCGGCACCCTCGAGCACAACGTGCTCGTCGAGCTCATCAACGACGGCCTCAAGTACCGCGTCAACGTCACCAAGTCCGGCGCCAATTCCTATTTCCTCGTCATGAACGGATCGTTCAAAGAGATCGAAGTACATCGGCTGTCCGACGGCGGCATCCTGCTGTCGGTGGACGGCTCCAGCTTCACCACGTACATGCGCGAGGAAGTGGACCGCTACCGCATCGTCATCGGCAACCAGACGTGCGTGTTCGAAAAGGAAAACGACCCGTCGCTGCTCAGGTCGCCGTCCGCCGGCAAGCTGCTCAGTTTCCTCGTCGAAGACGGCGGCCTCGTCACCAAAGGCCAAGCTTACGCCGAAATCGAG GTTATGAAAATGGTTATGACGCTGACCGCCGCCGAAACCGGCCACGTGACCTACGTCAAGAGGCCGGGAGCCGTTCTAGATGCCGGATCGTTGATCGCCACTCTCGAACTCGACGATCCCACCTTGGTGACCAAAGCCCAAGATTACAAAGGACAATTCCCCGAATTGGACGTATCCACGCCCATCATCGGAGACAAATTGAATCACGTTCACAATAGTTATAGGCAGATGTTGGATAATATTTTAGCCG GATATTGTTTGCCAGATCCTTATCACCAAATTCGAGTTAGAgaagtgattgaaaaattcatgagtACTCTTCGCGATCCTAGTTTACCTCTTCTCGAACTTCAG GAAGTAATTTCTACCATCTCCGGCCGTATTCCAGTTTCggtggagaaaaaaatacgcaaattGATGACTCTGTACGAACGCAATATTACCTCGGTGTTAGCTCAATTTCCTAGTCAACAAATCGCCAACGTGATCGACGG TCACGCGGCAACTCTGCAGAAACGCTCGGATAGAGATAACTTCTTTTTGCAAACTCAGGGTATTATACAGTTAGTTCAAAGGTATCGTAATGGCATCAGAGGACGTATGAAGGCGGCCGTACACGAACTGCTCAGGCAGTACTACGACGtagaaagtcaatttttacaaG GACATTACGATAAATGCGTTACCGCTTTACGGGAAAAATACAAGGACGACATGGCCGCCGTAACGTCTACCATTTTCTCTCATAATCAGGTTGCCAAAAAGAACATGTTGGTTACGATGCTGATCGATCACTTGTGGTCCAACGAACCCGGTCTCACCGACGAGCTGGCGACCACCTTGAACGAGCTTACTTCTTTGAATCGTAGCGAGCATTCCAGAGTCGCTCTCAGAGCCCGTCAA GTACTAATCGCGGCTCATCAACCAGCGTACGAACTTCGGCACAATCAAATGGAGTCGATTTTCTTGTCCGCTGTCGATATGTACGGACACGATTTCCATCcggaaaatctacaaaaattaattcaatccGAAACTTCCatattcgacatattgcacGATTTCTTTTACCATACGAATCGAGCCGTTTGCAATGCCGCTTTAGAG GTTTACGTGAGGAGGGTTTATATCTCGTACGATCTAACTTGTATTCAGCATTTGGAACTTTCCGGAGAAATTCCGCTAgctcatttccaatttttgcttCCATCTTCGCATCCGAATag GCAAAAATTCGGAGCAGCCGCCAATTCGCCAGTCATCATCGAACAGACTGCCACCGGAGATGGCGGCGACGCCGTgtcttcgtcgtcgttgtcTTCGCCGACCATTATACACAGCGTTCAAAGGACCGGTTGTATGGCCGCTTTCGAATCTTTCACTCAGTTCGAGTCGTACGTGGACGAAATTCTCGATTTGATCGAAGATTTCTCTTCGACGGCCACCGTATCGCCGAAAATCATGGAAGCCGTCGAGAGTGGCAGCGAATCGCAGAGCACTTCCATCAACGTCAGTCTGTCGGTAGACGCACCCCGACCCTCTCACGAGGAAAATCATCATAATattcaa GTCGAGCCTATCCATATCTTATGTATCGCCGTCAAAGATAACGGAGACatggaagatgaaaaattagccaaaatgaTGGCAGATTTCTGCACCAAACATAGAAATGatctgaaacaaaaatctgTCCGCAGAATTACCTTCCTCGCGCTGAACAA ACGTCAATTCCCTAAATTATTCACATTCAGAAACTGCGACAATTTCGTCGAAGATCGAATTTATCGTCATCTGGAACCGGGCATGGCCTTCCAGTTGGAACTGAACCGCATGAAAACCTACGATCTGGAAGCGTTACCAACTTCCAATAGGAAAATGTACTTGTACTTGGGCAAAGCTAAG GTCGCCAAAGGACAGGAAGTTACcgattatcgatttttcatccgATCGATTATTCGACATCAAGATCTCATCACCAAGGAGGCGTCGTTCGAATATCTGCAAAACGAGGGAGAACGAGTGCTACTCGAAGCGATGGACGAATTAGAAGTCGCCTTCAGCCATCCGTTCGCTCGTCGTACCGATTGCAATCACATTTTCCTCAACTTTGTGCCGACGGTCATCATGGATCCTGCCAAG ATCGCGGACAACGTGTCGAATATAGTGCTGAGATACGGACCGAGGTTATGGAAATTGCGCGTATTGCAAGCCGAGCTGCGAATGACCATCAGAGTCACTCCCAACAGTAAAACTAGCAATATACGATTGTGCGTATCCAACGACAGCGGATATTATCTGGACATTTGCCTGTATAAGGAAGTCGTCGATCCGAAAACCGGAATG ATCAAATTGGAAGCTTACGGACCGAAACAAGGCCCTATGCACGGTTTACCCGTATCCACTCCTTACATGACCAAGGATTATCTGCAGCAAAAACGATTTCAAGCTCAAAGCAGCGGCACTACTTACGTATACGATTTCCCCGATATGTTTCGACAAATGACCGATAAGTTATGGAGACAGTACATCGACGAACGTCCCGGAG AAATCGTTACCAAACCTGATAAAGTATTCGATTACGTCGAATTGGTCCTCCAAGATGATGTTTTAGTCGAACAAAAGCGCATTCCCGGAGAAAATAAAG AGATCGGTATGGTAGCCTGGCGTATGACCCTCAACACTCCGGAGTATCCTCAAGGTCGCGATATCATCGTAATCGCCAACGATTTAACCGTCAACATTGGTTCTTTCGGGCCGTTGGAAGATTTGGTATTCTGTCTGGCGTCTAAAGAAGCTAGACGTTTGAAAATTCCCCGAGTATACATATCGGCCAACAGCGGAGCTCGTATCGGTTTGGCCGAAGAAGTCAAGAGCTTGTTCAGAGTCGCCTGGGAAGATGATAACGATCCGGAAAAG GGTTTCAAGTATTTGTACGTTACTCCcgaagatttccaaaaaatttccaccaccAATTCGGTTCGTGCGCAACTAATCGAAGAAAATGGCGAATCCAGATACAAGATAACGGACGTTATTG GCAAAGACGACGGTCTCGGTGTAGAGAATTTGAGATACGCCGGTATGATCGCCGGCGAAACGTCCGAAGCTTACCAAGACGTGGTGACCATTTCATTAGTCACGTGTCGCGCTATCGGTATCGGAGCCTATCTGGTACGTCTAGGACAACGTGTCATTCAGATTGAAAATTCGCACATCATTTTGACCGGATATAGCGCGTTGAACAAA CTTTTAGGACGAGAAGTATACGCGTCCAACAATCAACTGGGAGGCGTGCAAATTATGCACAACAACGGCGTGACGCATAAGACTGCCAGTCGCGATCTCGACGGAGTGTATTCGGTGTTGAAATGGCTCTCGTATATGCCCAAA GATAAATTTTCGCCGGTACCGATGATCTCGGCCGTCGATCCCATCGAACGGTTGATCGATTTTACACCGACCAAAATACCGTACGATCCGCGCCTCATGTTGGCCGGCAAACTGGGACCGAACAACGAATGGGAAACCGGCTTCTTCGACAAAGGCTCGTGGGACGAAATTATGAAACCGTGGGCCCAAACCGTGGTGTGCGGCAGAGCTCGTCTCGGAGGAATACCGGTCGGCGTTATCGCCGTCGAAACTCGAACCGTCGAACTAAATCTGCCGGCCGATCCCGCTAATTTATCTTCCGAAGCCAAG ACGGTGTCGCAAGCTGGTCAAGTATGGTTCCCCGATTCGGCGTACAAAACATCGCAGGCCATCAAAGATTTCAGTCACGAAGGACTTCCTTTGATAATTTTCGCCAATTGGAGAGGTTTTTCTGGCGGAATGAAAG ACATGTACgaacaaattatgaaattcggaGCGTACATCGTGGACGAACTGAGGCAATACAAAATGCCTATTCTCACGTACATTCCACCCAACGGCGAACTCCGAGGAGGCGCTTGGGCCGTCGTCGATACCACAATCAATCCTAGTTACATAGAAATGTACGCCGATCCCGATAGCAG GGGAGGAGTACTCGAGCCCGAAGGTATCGtcgaaattaaattcaaagaaaaagacATAAAGAAAACTATCCATAGAATAGATCCTGtgatattaaaattaaaatccgaATTGTCTAATTCGGACGCGAGTTCGGAAGACAAAAGTCGCCTAGAAAGTATGATCAACGAACGCGAACAAGCCCTCAAACCGATGTTCCATCAAGTGGCCGTACATTTCGCCGATTTACACGACACGCCGCAGAGGATGCTGGAAAAGGGTGTTATCGCC GGTATCGTGTCGTGGCCGGAAGCCAGAAGAGTATTCTATTGGAGATTGAAAAGATTAATCTTACAAAATCAAGTGAAACAACAGATCTTACACGTGCAACCTAACCTAACCGAAGGCCAAGCCCTTTCCATGTTGAGGAGATGGTTTGCCGAAGACAAAGGAACAACTCAG GCTTATCTGTGGGATAACAACGAAGCCATCGTCAATTGGCTGAGCGAACAGTTAACCGAAGATGGAACCGTCGAACCGATTTCTTTCATCGGAAGGAACGTTTCCAGTGTTCAAAAGGACGCATTCTTCTCTAGCGTGAGGAATTCAATTTCG GAAACTTCCGACGTAACGTTGCAGCTGCTCGTCGAGATGTACGAAGCTCTTAGTACGCAACAACGAAGCGAAGTAGTTCGACTGCAGTCGCTAATCGACGCCAAGAATAACCCGGAAACTTCCACAAATTAA